Proteins encoded in a region of the Streptomyces sp. NBC_00258 genome:
- a CDS encoding alpha/beta hydrolase: MSTAVMDTVRYSSDGQLLDIHRAAAPDAPTVLLWHGRGPAERDVLGALAAEVARLGATVIVPDWHPDAPDGGRPHLEASLRFTWDFVRDPADVVLVGWSLGGRAAMATALRPDPPEGWRPAAVVGIAARYNQPEPLLGLPSPMAVCASAPPLPIHLVHGTADRVCDFANAQEFQSVLAACGRPAPLTVLTTDHSGAVMAEYASELGRCRPAHSGSAHREGLRTARVIAEAAGLPTREGQVSG, from the coding sequence ATGAGCACCGCAGTCATGGACACCGTCCGTTACTCCTCCGACGGTCAGCTCCTCGACATCCATCGCGCCGCCGCCCCGGACGCCCCGACGGTTCTGCTCTGGCACGGGCGCGGCCCGGCCGAGCGGGACGTCCTGGGCGCCCTGGCCGCGGAGGTGGCCCGCCTCGGCGCCACCGTCATAGTCCCCGACTGGCACCCGGACGCCCCCGACGGCGGCCGCCCCCACCTCGAGGCGTCCCTCCGCTTCACCTGGGACTTCGTACGGGACCCGGCCGACGTCGTCCTCGTCGGCTGGTCGCTCGGCGGCCGGGCCGCGATGGCGACGGCCCTGCGCCCCGACCCGCCGGAGGGCTGGCGCCCGGCCGCCGTGGTCGGCATCGCCGCCCGCTACAACCAGCCCGAGCCGCTGCTCGGCCTGCCCTCCCCGATGGCCGTCTGCGCCTCCGCCCCGCCGCTGCCCATCCATCTGGTGCACGGCACGGCGGACCGGGTCTGCGACTTCGCCAACGCCCAAGAGTTCCAGTCCGTCCTGGCCGCCTGCGGCCGCCCCGCGCCCCTCACGGTGCTCACCACCGACCACTCGGGCGCGGTCATGGCCGAGTACGCCTCCGAACTCGGCCGCTGCCGCCCCGCGCACTCCGGAAGCGCCCACCGCGAGGGCCTGCGCACGGCCCGCGTCATCGCGGAGGCGGCGGGCCTGCCCACGCGGGAGGGCCAAGTCAGCGGGTGA